A genomic region of Xanthomonas fragariae contains the following coding sequences:
- a CDS encoding ribokinase, whose translation MSSVVVVGSFNVDHVWRCDVLPAPGATIAGRYSTGPGGKGFNQAVAAARAGAKTHFLCALGDDAGGALARSLAAQDGFALIAEPSNEPTGTGGIYVDGHGRNTIVIGAGANSVLSPGFVDNQRALVASARVLLAQLESPAETVESALALARECGVLTVLNAAPANAPTSIGLLKLSNVLTPNETEFAALLGRHVGERINADDVAALDGNTLHSLCRKLLPGGTVVVTLGAVGAFISHAEEQLRGDTAAHYRVGAESAQTVDTTGAGDAFNGALVASLAQSANASFITHVRFATRYAARTTEVEGAASSMPRLLPDAAV comes from the coding sequence ATGAGTTCGGTCGTCGTTGTCGGGTCCTTCAATGTCGATCACGTGTGGCGCTGTGATGTCCTGCCCGCCCCGGGCGCCACCATCGCCGGTCGCTATAGCACCGGTCCAGGCGGCAAGGGGTTTAACCAGGCAGTCGCGGCTGCACGTGCTGGCGCCAAGACGCACTTCCTGTGCGCGCTGGGCGATGATGCCGGCGGTGCGCTGGCGCGTTCGCTGGCCGCGCAGGATGGGTTCGCGCTGATCGCCGAGCCCAGCAATGAGCCGACCGGCACCGGTGGCATCTACGTCGATGGGCACGGACGCAACACCATCGTGATCGGTGCCGGCGCCAATTCGGTGCTGAGCCCGGGCTTTGTCGACAACCAACGCGCGCTGGTTGCCTCGGCACGCGTACTGCTGGCGCAGTTGGAATCGCCGGCAGAAACCGTCGAGTCGGCCCTGGCACTGGCGCGCGAATGCGGCGTGCTGACCGTACTAAACGCAGCGCCGGCCAATGCACCGACCTCGATCGGTTTGCTCAAGCTGTCGAATGTGTTGACGCCCAACGAAACCGAATTCGCCGCACTGCTCGGTCGCCATGTCGGCGAGCGCATCAATGCCGATGATGTAGCAGCGCTGGACGGCAACACGCTGCACTCGTTGTGCCGCAAGTTACTGCCAGGCGGCACCGTGGTGGTGACGCTGGGCGCGGTAGGCGCCTTTATTTCGCACGCCGAAGAACAGCTGCGTGGCGATACCGCGGCGCATTACCGCGTGGGTGCGGAAAGCGCGCAGACGGTGGACACCACCGGTGCTGGCGATGCATTCAACGGCGCGCTGGTGGCCTCGCTGGCGCAATCGGCCAACGCCAGCTTCATCACCCATGTGCGCTTTGCCACCCGCTATGCTGCACGCACCACCGAAGTGGAAGGCGCTGCATCGTCGATGCCGCGCTTGCTGCCTGACGCAGCAGTCTGA